One Ezakiella massiliensis genomic window, GTACTTCCACTTGTTGATAATATTTACAACCGCATCAGTCATGTCTCTATGCTTCATATTAAGAGACTTTCTAACGGTTTCTATGTGGGAATTTAAGTTTGCGTCCATATCGTCCATGTCGTCGATAACTTCGTCCAAAGTCATCTTACCTTGGTCATGCCAACGCCTTAAAATCCCCTTTACATAGTCCAAATTTTTTATATTTTTCATATCATAGGTTAAGCTCATAGCATGAAGGACCATTTCAGTATCCATATTAAACTCCTCCATCCAACCAATCAGGCGTTTCTTTTCCTCTGGTGCCAGCTGCCTGCGGACAATATGGTCGCATGAGTTAAAGAAGTCTCTGATGGCCGGATCTTGATTTAGTTTGATCAGATTTTCCTCTGGGCTAGGAGTTGATAATTTCACCTGGCTAGCGGATTCCGCTATGGCCAAATTCTTGAGCGTTAGTGAATCCACATCAAAGAAAATAATTTCCCCGTCACTGCCTTTTTTTACAATTCCTTCATCTACCCAATAGTTAAAGGCCTTGTCAATCTCGTCTTGGCTAAGGGCCAGAGTCTCTCTAAAGTCTTCGTCAGTCACCATTAATTTATTTCTTAGCAAATAATAGGCGTAGAGATAGACCTTTACATAATTTCCAGGCGCCGCTGGTAAAAATGTAGAAAAAAACAAATTTGAAATCGACGTGCGTTCTGGCAGCACATTGTCAGCTTCTATAAATCTCACACCCATCACCTCCTATTTCCATGAGATAGTTTTTGCAAATCGTAAGACCAGGCAAAAATATAAAATGCTTTTTCATATCGCTTGTAATAGCAGATCTGTCTCCATCAAAGAAAGAATAAGACCGCTTAATATATTTAAAGCCCAGTTTTTTATATAAGTTTATGGCCCTCTCATTAAAAGCGGCCACAGTTAAATCCATCTTCTTAAAGCCCCAGGAAAAATATTTTCCTAAAAAATCTT contains:
- a CDS encoding DnaD domain-containing protein; translated protein: MRFIEADNVLPERTSISNLFFSTFLPAAPGNYVKVYLYAYYLLRNKLMVTDEDFRETLALSQDEIDKAFNYWVDEGIVKKGSDGEIIFFDVDSLTLKNLAIAESASQVKLSTPSPEENLIKLNQDPAIRDFFNSCDHIVRRQLAPEEKKRLIGWMEEFNMDTEMVLHAMSLTYDMKNIKNLDYVKGILRRWHDQGKMTLDEVIDDMDDMDANLNSHIETVRKSLNMKHRDMTDAVVNIINKWKYDYGYGDDIISLACAQTVNIREPNVAYVNAVIENWHDLGVKTPEDALKAIENKPTKSYENKKPGSFDYDSSRQTDDYDDDDLKALLGWKGDL